One genomic window of Muntiacus reevesi chromosome 4, mMunRee1.1, whole genome shotgun sequence includes the following:
- the ELP6 gene encoding elongator complex protein 6 isoform X2: MFPELNNLLNTTPEGAEQGKLTLLCDAKTDGSFLVHHFLSFYLKANCKVCFVALVQSFSHYNIVGQKLGVSLTTARERGQLVVLEGLKSAVDVFFRPREEPHPLQFLREASAGDLQPLYAFVRDALEPVDGAEAAWRCPVLLVDDLSVLLSLGAGPVAVLDFVHYCRATVCREWKGNIVALVHDSGDAEDEESDVLLNGLSHQSHLILRAEGLATGFCKDVHGQLRILWRRPLQPTAHRDRSLTYQYKIQDKSVSFFAKGMSPAVL; encoded by the exons ATGTTCCCAGAACTCAATAACCTTCTCAACACCACCCCTGAAGGGGCGGAGCAG GGGAAGCTGACTCTACTCTGTGATGCCAAGACTGATGGCAGTTTCCTTGTGCACCACTTTCTCTCCTTCTACCTCAAAG ctAATTGTAAAGTCTGCTTTGTGGCCCTCGTCCAGTCCTTCAGTCACTATAATATCGTGGGGCAGAAGCTG GGTGTCAGCCTGACCACAGCGCGGGAACGCGGGCAGCTGGTGGTCCTCGAGGGTCTCAAGTCCGCGGTGGACGTCTTCTTCCGGCCTCGGGAGGAGCCGCACCCCCTGCAGTTCCTCAG GGAGGCCAGCGCCGGGGATCTGCAGCCGCTGTACGCGTTTGTGCGGGACGCCCTGGAGCCCGTGGACGGTGCGGAGGCCGCCTGGAGGTGCCCAGTGCTGCTGGTGGACGACCTCAGCGTGCTGCTGAGCCTGGGCGCGGGGCCGGTGGCGGTGCTGGACTTCGTCCACTACTGCAGGGCCACTGTGTGCCGGGAATGGAAG GGAAACATCGTGGCCCTTGTACACGACAGTGGAGATGCCGAGGACGAGGAGAGTGACGTCCTGCTGAATGGCCTTAGTCACCAGAGCCACCTGATCCTGCGGGCTGAGGGCCTGGCCACCGGCTTCTGCAAGGACGTGCATGGGCAG CTGAGGATCCTGTGGAGAAGACCACTGCAGCCCACCGCCCACCGGGATCGGAGCCTCACGTACCAGTACAAGATCCAGGACAAGAGCGTGTCCTTTTTCGCCAAAGGAATGTCTCCTGCTGTTCTGTGA
- the ELP6 gene encoding elongator complex protein 6 isoform X1, with the protein MKRTRTCGKSRDVRGPGALGSCSPQRARPRGWAGHLGLRKGKLTLLCDAKTDGSFLVHHFLSFYLKANCKVCFVALVQSFSHYNIVGQKLGVSLTTARERGQLVVLEGLKSAVDVFFRPREEPHPLQFLREASAGDLQPLYAFVRDALEPVDGAEAAWRCPVLLVDDLSVLLSLGAGPVAVLDFVHYCRATVCREWKGNIVALVHDSGDAEDEESDVLLNGLSHQSHLILRAEGLATGFCKDVHGQLRILWRRPLQPTAHRDRSLTYQYKIQDKSVSFFAKGMSPAVL; encoded by the exons ATGAAGCGCACGCGGACCTGTGGGAAATCACGTGACGTCCGTGGCCCGGGGGCGCTTGGGAGTTGTAGTCCGCAGAGGGCCCGCCCCCGAGGTTGGGCTGGACACTTAGGCCTGCGCAAG GGGAAGCTGACTCTACTCTGTGATGCCAAGACTGATGGCAGTTTCCTTGTGCACCACTTTCTCTCCTTCTACCTCAAAG ctAATTGTAAAGTCTGCTTTGTGGCCCTCGTCCAGTCCTTCAGTCACTATAATATCGTGGGGCAGAAGCTG GGTGTCAGCCTGACCACAGCGCGGGAACGCGGGCAGCTGGTGGTCCTCGAGGGTCTCAAGTCCGCGGTGGACGTCTTCTTCCGGCCTCGGGAGGAGCCGCACCCCCTGCAGTTCCTCAG GGAGGCCAGCGCCGGGGATCTGCAGCCGCTGTACGCGTTTGTGCGGGACGCCCTGGAGCCCGTGGACGGTGCGGAGGCCGCCTGGAGGTGCCCAGTGCTGCTGGTGGACGACCTCAGCGTGCTGCTGAGCCTGGGCGCGGGGCCGGTGGCGGTGCTGGACTTCGTCCACTACTGCAGGGCCACTGTGTGCCGGGAATGGAAG GGAAACATCGTGGCCCTTGTACACGACAGTGGAGATGCCGAGGACGAGGAGAGTGACGTCCTGCTGAATGGCCTTAGTCACCAGAGCCACCTGATCCTGCGGGCTGAGGGCCTGGCCACCGGCTTCTGCAAGGACGTGCATGGGCAG CTGAGGATCCTGTGGAGAAGACCACTGCAGCCCACCGCCCACCGGGATCGGAGCCTCACGTACCAGTACAAGATCCAGGACAAGAGCGTGTCCTTTTTCGCCAAAGGAATGTCTCCTGCTGTTCTGTGA